The nucleotide sequence GCCTGATGCCCCAAACAAACTCCTAAAATACTTTTTTTATCCTTGTAATAATCAATGACATCTAATAAAATTCCGGCTTCTTTAGGCAATCCCGGACCTGGCGACAATACAATTTTATCAAATTTTTCTAATTCTTCCACATAAACGTCATCATTTAAAAAAGCAGCTACTTCTACTCCATCAAAACTTTCTAAATAATGAATGATATTGTGTACAAACGAATCGTAATTATTAATAACGGCAATTTTCATCAACTAAAACTTATTTTCAATTTCGGCAGCTTCTAACAATAAATAGTGCATATCGGTATTTTTCATAAACGGTTTATGCAAATGATTTCCCGGACCAAACATAGCCACTTCTACATAATCTGCAGAGTGATCCATAGAAATCCATCCAACGGAGTTGTATTTTTTCTGAATTTCGGCAAAAGCATTAAAAGGCAAATGTTTGTAATTGTACAATCCGTCATCGCCTTTTTTTAATCCGTTGTAGTACGATGCTATTGTTTTAGTTTCTTCATCGCTCAATTCAACATTTATTAAACTTTTAATAAACTCTTTAATCTGGCTTTCGGATTGATTATTCTTAATATTGTTTAAAATATATTCGTTGGTAAAATTGTATTTCGCCAGACTGTCAAAATGTTCGTTGGCATATTTACCGTAAATTAATCCAGGATTTGCATTTCCGTGATCGGTTGTAATTACAACCAATGTATTTTTATCTTGCTCGGCAAATTTCATTGCAACCGCAATGGCTTCATCAAACTGTAATTGCTCGTGAATCAATGCCGAAACATCGTTTGCGTGTGCCGCCCAATCAACCTTTCCAGATTCAACCTGCAATACAAATCCTTCTTTATAATCTTTCATTTGATCGATGGCGATTTCTGTCATTTCAGCCAAAGTCGGAATATTGTTCGTTAATTCTGTTGATTGTTTTCGATCGATTTGATACGGAAGTGCATCAAAATCAAAAACTCCCAACAATTTTTTAGATTTATCTATACTTTTTAAATCGGACTTAGTTTTTGCTACTACATAATTTTGTTTTGAAAAAGCCGAATACATATCTTTCTTGTCTTTACGATGCTCGGCATCAAAATATTTTTGTCCACCGCCCAACAAAACGTCGTAACCAATTCGCAAATATTCTTCGGCAATTGCAGACTGATCGTTTCTACTTTTCATAGTAACCGTAAAACCGGCGGGCGTTGCGTGCGTAATTGGAACCGTTGTAACACAGCCGGCTTTTTTATCTTTTGCTTTGAATTTTTGCCAAATAGGCATATTTTCTTTGCCAGACGGACTAATGTTTAACGAACCGTTATTTACGCGTGCACCGCCGCCCCAAGAAGAACTTGCCGCAGCAGAATCGGTAACGATTGACGAAGCCGAAGCCATATCCATAATTCCTCGTGAAACTTTGTTATCTGTGTAAAGTTGTAACCAATTTGTGCTTTTGCCTAAAATTCTATTTGAGTAAATATTGGCAAGGTTTAAGGTTCCGGAACTCATTCCGTCGCTTACCATAAAAATAATATTTTTGGCTTTTTTATTGGTTGAATTTATTGATATATTATTAGTTCCTGCAAAAGTATCAATTGGATTTACCAATGTTGAGCCCAATGCAGCCAAGCTTCCCAGCTTAAAAAAACTTCTTCTTTTCATTTTTGAATTATTTTATACAAAAATAGGCAAACTATAATTTGTTTGCCTATCTTGGATATATTAAATATTTGTTACTTAATGATTAATCTAAATCAACCATTACTTGATTATGTAACAGATCTTTTAAGGTTTCGTGTTTTCTGATTAAATGAACTTTATCATTGTAAACCAGTACTTCGGCCGGTTTAAAACGTGAATTATAATT is from Flavobacterium dauae and encodes:
- a CDS encoding alkaline phosphatase, whose product is MKRRSFFKLGSLAALGSTLVNPIDTFAGTNNISINSTNKKAKNIIFMVSDGMSSGTLNLANIYSNRILGKSTNWLQLYTDNKVSRGIMDMASASSIVTDSAAASSSWGGGARVNNGSLNISPSGKENMPIWQKFKAKDKKAGCVTTVPITHATPAGFTVTMKSRNDQSAIAEEYLRIGYDVLLGGGQKYFDAEHRKDKKDMYSAFSKQNYVVAKTKSDLKSIDKSKKLLGVFDFDALPYQIDRKQSTELTNNIPTLAEMTEIAIDQMKDYKEGFVLQVESGKVDWAAHANDVSALIHEQLQFDEAIAVAMKFAEQDKNTLVVITTDHGNANPGLIYGKYANEHFDSLAKYNFTNEYILNNIKNNQSESQIKEFIKSLINVELSDEETKTIASYYNGLKKGDDGLYNYKHLPFNAFAEIQKKYNSVGWISMDHSADYVEVAMFGPGNHLHKPFMKNTDMHYLLLEAAEIENKF